The following proteins are co-located in the Vigna angularis cultivar LongXiaoDou No.4 chromosome 2, ASM1680809v1, whole genome shotgun sequence genome:
- the LOC108331308 gene encoding alpha carbonic anhydrase 4-like produces the protein MNRHTNLNFFCVLLLLFFILSSSSFLASAKAEDEEYNYKEESDRGPKNWWRINPKWKACGNGKLQSPIDILDKRVQVFPELGKLQKDYQPAPSVLKNTGHAITVKWNGNAGQLNINGTYYKLVQCHWHTPSEHTFNGTKFELELHAVHQNSKGEIAVIGIWYKIGRPDRLLSKLLKDLKSLDEKDTDLGVINPGIIKFGSRKYYRYVGSLTTPPCTEGVVWTIVKKVRTVSREQLRALKGALHHGYDDNARPTQNVNGREVWLYRPKENAKTT, from the exons ATGAATCGTCATACCAATCTCAACTTTTTCTGTGtgctcctcctcctcttcttcattctctcttcttcctccttcctTGCTTCAGCAAAGGCTG AAGATGAAGAATATAACTACAAAGAAGAGAGTGACAGAGGGCCAAAAAATTGGTGGCGTATCAACCCTAAATGGAAAGCTTGTGGGAATGGAAAACTACAATCTCCCATTGATATCCTTGACAAAAGGGTGCAGGTGTTTCCTGAATTGGGTAAACTTCAAAAAGATTACCAACCAGCTCCTTCTGTCTTAAAGAATACTGGTCATGCCATCACG GTGAAATGGAATGGGAATGCAGGGCAGCTTAACATAAATGGAACTTACTACAAACTGGTTCAATGTCATTGGCACACACCTTCAGAGCACACGTTCAATGGAACAAA GTTTGAGCTGGAACTTCATGCAGTCCATCAAAACTCTAAAGGAGAGATTGCTGTTATTGGAATATGGTATAAAATTGGTCGTCCTGATCGCTTGCTTTCAAAG CTTCTGAAGGActtaaaatcacttgatgagaAGGACACAGATTTAGGAGTTATTAACCCAGGAATCATCAAGTTTGGAAGCAGAAAGTACTACAGATATGTTGGTTCACTTACAACTCCACCATGCACTGAAGGTGTTGTTTGGACAATAGTGAAGAAG GTGAGAACAGTCTCAAGGGAGCAGTTGAGAGCATTGAAAGGAGCTCTTCATCAT GGATATGACGACAATGCAAGACCGACACAGAATGTTAATGGAAGAGAAGTTTGGTTATATAGACCTAAGGAGAATGCAAAGACTACTTAG